A region from the Tachyglossus aculeatus isolate mTacAcu1 chromosome Y4, mTacAcu1.pri, whole genome shotgun sequence genome encodes:
- the LST1 gene encoding leukocyte-specific transcript 1 protein: MSCSVCNCKTIHCEAVCCFLIGLAGVTIGLVVAVIILAICLCRLQKQVQRLQRSKAQDNSLELREEQELHYASLRRLPIGDTGEGAREEGPKEEAKNPTEDVSSDYASVVKRPDPS; this comes from the exons ATGTCCTGTAGCGTTTGCAACTGTA AGACTATACACTGTGAAGCGGTCTGCTGTTTCTTAATCGGATTGGCTGGAGTGACCATTGGCCTGGTGGTGGCTGTGATCATTTTGGCCATCTGTCTCTGCCGGCTCCAGAAGCAAG TGCAAAGACTGCAGAGGAGCAAG GCCCAGGACAACTcgttggagctgagggaggaacaAGAACTGCACTATGCCTCTCTCCGCAGGCTCCCCATCGGGGATACCggggagggggccagggaagAGGGGCCTAAAGAGGAGGCCAAGAACCCCACTGAGGACGTGTCCTCCGACTACGCCTCCGTGGTCAAGCGGCCAGACCCGTCCTAA